Proteins encoded by one window of Halomonas sp. Bachu 37:
- a CDS encoding IclR family transcriptional regulator: MSEVKRRAAGRPAGSAKPSGGHSQSLVRGLKLLEYLAASPGGMALSELAETAELAPSTTHRLLQALQSQGFVTQDGELGLWRIDVKTFRIGNSFLEARDFIATGRPFLRRLTAETGETANLGIRDGDTAVFLAQHESPQMMRMITRLGSRAPLHASGVGKALLAWMPDDERARLLKGRELTRVTRNTLNDSDELLDDLAHIRDQGFACDREEHAIGLHCVAACVHDELGVPLAAISVSGPVARIPEARLLELGELVRDVAAEITTQLGGRLPSSVS, translated from the coding sequence GTGAGTGAAGTCAAGCGCAGGGCGGCCGGACGTCCGGCCGGTAGCGCCAAGCCCAGCGGTGGGCATAGCCAGTCGCTGGTACGCGGCTTGAAGCTACTGGAATACCTGGCGGCAAGTCCCGGCGGCATGGCCCTGTCAGAGCTTGCCGAAACGGCTGAGCTGGCGCCTTCCACTACGCACCGCCTGCTCCAGGCGCTGCAGAGCCAGGGGTTCGTCACCCAGGATGGCGAGCTGGGCCTGTGGCGGATCGACGTCAAGACGTTCCGTATCGGCAATAGCTTTCTCGAAGCGCGTGACTTCATCGCCACCGGCCGGCCCTTCCTGCGCCGCTTGACGGCCGAAACCGGAGAGACCGCCAACCTGGGGATCCGCGACGGCGACACGGCGGTATTTCTCGCCCAGCATGAATCTCCGCAGATGATGCGCATGATCACCCGCCTGGGCTCGCGGGCGCCGCTGCACGCCTCGGGCGTAGGCAAGGCGCTACTGGCATGGATGCCCGACGATGAGCGGGCACGGTTGCTCAAGGGGCGCGAGCTGACCCGGGTTACCCGCAATACCCTGAACGACAGCGATGAACTGCTCGACGATCTGGCCCATATTCGTGACCAAGGCTTTGCCTGTGATCGTGAGGAACATGCCATCGGCCTGCACTGCGTGGCGGCCTGCGTGCATGATGAACTCGGGGTACCGTTGGCGGCGATCTCCGTCTCCGGCCCGGTGGCGCGTATTCCCGAAGCTCGGTTGCTGGAGCTGGGCGAACTGGTGCGCGATGTGGCTGCCGAGATCACTACCCAACTGGGGGGGCGGCTTCCCTCGAGCGTTTCCTGA
- a CDS encoding enoyl-CoA hydratase, which produces MNHPIESRDELLLQQRDADGVVTLTLNDPRSFNALSEEMLTALDGAFAAIAEDDAVRCVVLAANGKAFCAGHDLKQMRATPEKDYYQQLFARCSRVMQAINDLPVPVIAQVQGIATAAGCQLVASCDLAVAASSARFAVSGINVGLFCSTPAVALSRNIVRKRAMEMLMTGEFIDAEQALDWGLVNRVAEDERLTQTVAELTDSICAKSAVAVRTGKAMFARQLAMPLTDAYAFAGETMACNMMSEDTAEGIDAFMAKRKPVWRHR; this is translated from the coding sequence ATGAATCATCCCATCGAGTCCCGAGACGAGCTTCTTCTGCAACAGCGCGACGCCGACGGCGTGGTCACGCTTACGCTCAATGATCCGCGCAGCTTCAATGCGCTTTCCGAGGAGATGCTGACAGCACTTGACGGGGCCTTCGCCGCTATCGCCGAAGACGATGCCGTGCGTTGCGTGGTCCTGGCGGCAAACGGCAAGGCCTTCTGCGCCGGTCACGATCTCAAGCAGATGCGCGCCACACCGGAAAAAGACTACTACCAACAGCTTTTTGCCCGTTGTAGCCGGGTCATGCAGGCCATCAACGACCTGCCGGTACCGGTAATCGCCCAGGTTCAGGGCATCGCCACGGCAGCGGGCTGTCAACTGGTGGCGAGCTGCGACCTGGCCGTGGCGGCAAGCTCGGCCCGGTTCGCCGTGTCGGGTATCAACGTGGGCCTGTTCTGCTCGACCCCGGCGGTGGCGCTCAGCCGCAATATCGTCCGCAAGCGGGCCATGGAAATGCTCATGACCGGCGAGTTCATCGACGCCGAGCAAGCGCTGGACTGGGGGCTGGTCAACCGTGTGGCGGAGGACGAGCGGCTGACGCAGACGGTGGCCGAGCTGACCGACTCCATCTGCGCCAAGAGTGCGGTGGCGGTACGCACCGGCAAGGCGATGTTCGCCCGCCAACTGGCCATGCCACTGACGGATGCCTACGCCTTCGCCGGCGAAACCATGGCGTGCAACATGATGAGCGAGGATACCGCCGAGGGCATCGACGCCTTCATGGCCAAGCGAAAGCCGGTATGGCGGCACCGCTGA